In Haematobia irritans isolate KBUSLIRL chromosome 1, ASM5000362v1, whole genome shotgun sequence, a genomic segment contains:
- the Sec13 gene encoding nuclear pore and COPII coat complex component secretory 13 gives MVSLINTIDTGHEDMIHNAVLDYYGMHLATCSSDGSVKIFDVKNGNQVLVADLKGHQGPVWQVAWAHPKFGNILASCSYDRKVIVWKEGGANDWTKIYEYSNHDSSVNSVAFAPAEYGLMLACGSSDGSISALSCNTEYGVWDCKKIPNAHTIGCNAVTWCPSTVPEPAFDQKSSTRNTGIKRLSSGGCDNCVKIWREESDRWVEESRLEAHSDWVRDVAWAPSIGLPRSQIASASQDRHVIIWNSTDFTTWSPTILHTFDDVVWSVSWSMTGNILAVTGGDNKVTLWKENNENQWTCINDDASVAGGQQSDQRTL, from the exons ATGGTCAGTTTAATTAACACAATAGATACTGGCCATGAGGATATGATACACAATGCTGTTTTGGATTACTATGGTATGCACTTGGCGACTTGCTCATCTGACGGTTCGGTAAAAATCTTTGATGTGAAGAATGGAAATCAAGTCTTGGTGGCTGATCTAAAAGGTCATCAGGGTCCAGTGTGGCAAGTTGCATGGGCCCATCCAAAATTTGGTAATATATTGGCGTCGTGTTCGTACGACCGCAAAGTGATTGTATGGAAGGAAGGCGGAGCAAATGATTGGACAAAAAT CTATGAATACAGCAATCATGATTCGTCAGTAAATTCCGTGGCATTTGCCCCTGCTGAATATGGCCTCATGTTGGCATGTGGTAGTTCTGATGGATCTATATCGGCACTGTCATGCAACACAGAATATGGTGTGTGGGATTGTAAGAAAATACCCAATGCTCATACGATTGGCTGCAATGCAGTGACTTGGTGTCCATCAACAGTGCCAGAACCAGCCTTCGATCAAAAGTCTTCAACACGGAATACCGGTATTAAACGTCTTTCCAGCGGTGGATGTGACAACTGTGTCAAAATATGGCGTGAAGAAAGTGATCGTTGGGTTGAAGAAAGTCGTCTCGAAGCTCATTCCGATTGGGTTCGAGATGTGGCCTGGGCTCCTTCCATTGGATTGCCACGTTCGCAGATAGCCTCAGCTTCTCAAGATCGCCATGTTATCATATGGAATAGTACAGATTTTACTACATGGTCTCCAACCATACTTCATACATTCGATGACGTTGTATGGTCGGTAAGTTGGTCCATGACTGGAAATATCTTGGCTGTCACTGGTGGAGATAACAAAGTCACATTGTGGAAAGAAAACAATGAAAATCAATGGACTTGTATCAACGATGATGCTTCAGTGGCAGGCGGTCAACAATCAGACCAACGTACGTTGTAA
- the PTPMT1 gene encoding protein tyrosine phosphatase, mitochondrial 1 isoform X1 has protein sequence MEMSAAMFARVSFYPTLLYNVVMERATARNWYDRIDENVILGALPFRSQANDLIKNENMKAVVSMNEDYELTVFSNNAPKWQLLGVEFLQLATTDIFESPCQDKLFKGVEFINKFLPQSKRIKDLSTTSSPENVGTVYVHCKAGRTRSATLVGCYLMMKNGWTPEKAVEHMRSCRPHILLHTKQWDALRIFYKQNIEKS, from the exons ATGGAAATGAGT GCTGCCATGTTTGCCAGAGTATCCTTCTATCCAACATTGCTATACAATGTAGTAATGGAAAGAGCCACCGCTCGTAATTGGTACGATCGTATAGATGAAAATGTAATTCTTGGAGCTTTACCATTCCGCTCTCAGGCCAATGAT CTTATCAAGAATGAGAATATGAAAGCCGTTGTGTCTATGAATGAGGATTACGAATTGACAGTTTTTTCAAATAATGCACCAAAATGGCAATTATTGGGTGTGGAATTTCTTCAGCTCGCCACCACTGATATCTTTGAGTCTCCATGCCaagataaacttttcaaaggCGTTGAATTTATCAACAAATTCTTGCCACAAAGCAAACGCATAAAGGACCTGAGTACAACATCAAGCCCTGAGAATGTGGGAACTGTTTACGTTCACTGTAAGGCTGGACGAACACGAAGTGCTACGTTAGTGGGATGTTACTTAATGATG aaaaatggatGGACCCCCGAAAAGGCTGTGGAGCATATGCGTAGCTGTCGACCTCATATACTTCTACATACCAAACAATGGGATGCGTTGAGGATATtctacaaacaaaatattgagaaatcgTGA
- the PTPMT1 gene encoding protein tyrosine phosphatase, mitochondrial 1 isoform X2, whose translation MFARVSFYPTLLYNVVMERATARNWYDRIDENVILGALPFRSQANDLIKNENMKAVVSMNEDYELTVFSNNAPKWQLLGVEFLQLATTDIFESPCQDKLFKGVEFINKFLPQSKRIKDLSTTSSPENVGTVYVHCKAGRTRSATLVGCYLMMKNGWTPEKAVEHMRSCRPHILLHTKQWDALRIFYKQNIEKS comes from the exons ATGTTTGCCAGAGTATCCTTCTATCCAACATTGCTATACAATGTAGTAATGGAAAGAGCCACCGCTCGTAATTGGTACGATCGTATAGATGAAAATGTAATTCTTGGAGCTTTACCATTCCGCTCTCAGGCCAATGAT CTTATCAAGAATGAGAATATGAAAGCCGTTGTGTCTATGAATGAGGATTACGAATTGACAGTTTTTTCAAATAATGCACCAAAATGGCAATTATTGGGTGTGGAATTTCTTCAGCTCGCCACCACTGATATCTTTGAGTCTCCATGCCaagataaacttttcaaaggCGTTGAATTTATCAACAAATTCTTGCCACAAAGCAAACGCATAAAGGACCTGAGTACAACATCAAGCCCTGAGAATGTGGGAACTGTTTACGTTCACTGTAAGGCTGGACGAACACGAAGTGCTACGTTAGTGGGATGTTACTTAATGATG aaaaatggatGGACCCCCGAAAAGGCTGTGGAGCATATGCGTAGCTGTCGACCTCATATACTTCTACATACCAAACAATGGGATGCGTTGAGGATATtctacaaacaaaatattgagaaatcgTGA
- the LOC142221895 gene encoding succinate dehydrogenase [ubiquinone] cytochrome b small subunit, mitochondrial-like yields MGKVRLIATKLWGRSFTNLMNEKRKLLQTFKRLRKDDVVCSPITNMVRQSGTTTIKIKEYQSSRKYTGLWKLERLAGVSLIFLIPSAFYYESKELEMIMGFIATLHTYWGCESMCKDYVRSSVVGKFLPVMARFSNISISVATLVGIHNLIYKDCGIVKLFKQLWAIRGHKDQKRK; encoded by the exons ATGGGAAAAGTTCGCT TAATTGCGACGAAACTGTGGGGAAGAAGTTTTACTAatttaatgaatgaaaaaagaaaattgttacaaacATTTAAACGATTACGGAAAGATGATGTCGTATGTAGTCCTATCACAAATATGGTGCGACAAAGTGGAACTacgactataaaaattaaagaatatCAATCAAGTCGAAAATACACTGGCCTTTGGAAACTAGAACGCTTAGCAGGTGTTTCCCTTATATTTCTGATACCATCAGCCTTTTATTATGAATCAAAGGAATTGGAAATGATCATGGGTTTTATTGCTACTCTACATACTTACTG GGGTTGTGAGTCTATGTGTAAAGATTATGTTCGATCATCTGTGGTAGGAAAGTTTCTACCAGTTATggctcgtttttcaaatatttcaatCTCAGTGGCCACTTTAGTTGGAATTCATAATTTAATCTACAAAGATTGTGGAATTGTTAAGCTTTTTAAGCAGTTGTGGGCCATTCGGGGTCACAAAGATCAAAAGCGCAaatga
- the LOC142221893 gene encoding succinate dehydrogenase [ubiquinone] cytochrome b small subunit, mitochondrial-like produces MALQMLIRNAPKYNSAAGLIKSARLTPLKTYATVVAAQRSALVKPLSLVKNVATPVTRNIAVSAPRLSAAGGSHTALWTIERVVSLALLGVVPLAFMVPSQTMDALLAVSLVLHSHWGIEAMVTDYMRPSVVGNVLPKVAHGSLLLLSMATLGGLFYLIYNDIGIAKSVKKLWAVKGV; encoded by the exons atggcttTGCAAATGTTGATTCGTAATGCACCAAAGTACAACA GTGCTGCTGGTTTAATTAAATCTGCTCGCCTCACTCCATTGAAGACTTATGCTACAGTTGTAGCTGCACAACGTAGCGCATTGGTGAAGCCATTGAGTTTGGTTAAGAATGTCGCCACG CCTGTAACCCGTAACATTGCCGTTAGTGCTCCTCGTTTGTCCGCCGCTGGCGGTAGTCATACAGCTTTATGGACAATTGAACGTGTTGTATCGTTGGCTTTATTGGGAGTAGTACCACTAGCCTTCATGGTGCCATCGCAAACAATGGATGCTTTATTAGCAGTTTCCTTAGTTCTCCATTCTCATTG GGGTATTGAAGCCATGGTTACTGACTACATGCGTCCTTCTGTCGTAGGTAATGTTTTGCCTAAAGTTGCCCATGGCTCTCTGTTATTGCTGTCTATGGCCACTTTGGGTGGTTTATTCTACTTGATTTACAACGATATTGGCATTGCGAAGTCTGTTAAGAAATTATGGGCTGTTAAGggtgtttaa
- the LOC142221898 gene encoding ATP synthase subunit d, mitochondrial-like — protein sequence MAARRVAQSSINWAALAERVPPNQKANFAAFKSKSDVYMRAVLANPENPPKIDWAHYKKLIPIPGLVDSFQKQYEAVKVPYPADNVTAQVEAQAKETKAEIDNFKKSSDQRIAALQKEMDHLKSLLPFEQMTMEDYRDAFPDLALDSVNRPTFWPHAPEDQAGYVSKEMEAARAAHEH from the coding sequence ATGGCAGCACGTCGCGTTGCTCAATCCTCCATTAACTGGGCCGCTTTGGCCGAACGTGTGCCACCCAATCAAAAAGCCAATTTTGCTGCTTTCAAATCCAAATCGGATGTTTACATGCGCGCTGTTTTGGCTAACCCCGAAAATCCACCAAAGATTGATTGGGCCCACTACAAGAAGTTGATTCCCATTCCCGGTTTAGTTGATAGCTTCCAGAAGCAATATGAAGCCGTCAAGGTTCCCTACCCTGCTGACAATGTCACTGCCCAAGTTGAAGCTCAGGCCAAGGAAACCAAAGCTGAAATTGACAACTTCAAGAAGAGCTCCGATCAACGTATCGCCGCATTGCAAAAGGAAATGGACCACTTGAAATCCTTGTTGCCATTCGAACAGATGACCATGGAAGATTACCGTGACGCATTCCCTGATTTGGCTTTGGACTCTGTCAATCGTCCCACATTCTGGCCCCACGCCCCAGAGGACCAAGCTGGCTACGTCTCCAAGGAAATGGAAGCTGCACGAGCTGCCCATGAACATTAA